From one Mycobacterium colombiense CECT 3035 genomic stretch:
- the trpA gene encoding tryptophan synthase subunit alpha, with the protein MTVKHSEAGKLESIFDDCRTDNRAALIGYLPTGYPDVPTSVQGMTALVESGCDIIEVGVPYSDPGMDGPTIAKATEIALHGGVRVRDTLAAVEAISAAGGHAVVMTYWNPVLRYGVDAFARDLASAGGFGLITPDLIPDEAGQWLAASEEHRLDRIFLVAPSSTPQRLAMTVDASRGFVYAASTMGVTGARDVVSNAAPELVSRVKEISDIPVGVGLGVRSREQAAQIGSYADGVIVGSALVSALGEGGLTALRALTEELAAGVRQRAAVS; encoded by the coding sequence ATGACGGTCAAACACAGCGAAGCGGGCAAGCTCGAGTCGATCTTCGATGACTGCCGCACAGACAATCGCGCGGCGCTGATCGGATACCTGCCCACCGGTTACCCCGACGTGCCGACGTCGGTGCAAGGGATGACGGCACTGGTCGAATCGGGTTGCGACATCATCGAAGTCGGGGTTCCCTATTCCGACCCCGGCATGGACGGCCCGACCATCGCCAAGGCCACCGAGATCGCGCTGCATGGGGGAGTGCGCGTTCGCGACACCCTTGCCGCGGTCGAGGCGATCAGCGCGGCCGGTGGCCACGCGGTGGTGATGACCTACTGGAACCCGGTGTTGCGCTACGGGGTTGACGCGTTCGCCCGGGATCTGGCATCCGCGGGCGGGTTCGGCCTGATCACGCCCGATCTCATCCCCGACGAAGCCGGGCAGTGGCTGGCGGCCTCCGAGGAGCACCGGTTGGACCGGATCTTTCTGGTGGCGCCGTCCTCGACGCCGCAGCGGTTGGCGATGACGGTCGACGCGTCGCGGGGATTCGTCTACGCGGCCTCGACGATGGGCGTGACCGGGGCGCGCGACGTCGTGTCGAACGCCGCGCCCGAGTTGGTGAGCAGGGTCAAGGAGATATCCGACATACCCGTCGGCGTCGGTCTGGGGGTGCGGTCGCGGGAGCAGGCCGCCCAGATCGGCAGTTACGCCGACGGCGTCATCGTCGGGTCCGCGCTGGTGTCGGCGCTGGGTGAGGGGGGGTTGACTGCATTGCGTGCACTGACTGAGGAACTCGCCGCCGGTGTTCGTCAGAGGGCGGCCGTCTCGTGA
- a CDS encoding bifunctional lysylphosphatidylglycerol flippase/synthetase MprF: MNGPVVDVTAARPRARERVVVSVDSLAARLIGALALFGAACWLIEILARHHSHPSWNYTDRLAWSLTVLVAVAWMARGIFLGRPVTTMHAIAAAFFVLAGLGLHVLSFDLLGDLVIAGSGMVLMWPTTSYPRPGDLPRVWQLIDATAGDALAPFTMQTGKSYHFTADGTAALAYRTRMGIAVVSGDPIGDEAQFPELVADFAATCHAHGWRIAVVGCGERRLGLWTDSTVLGQSLRPIPIGRDVVVDVAGFDMVGRKFRNLRQAVKRTHNCGVTTEIVPEQGLDDELLAELTEVVHESSKGAHADRGFHMNLDGVLEGRFPGIQLIIARDKAGTVQAFHRYATAGAGSDITLDVPWRRRSAPNGLDERLSVDMIMAGKETGAQRVSLAFAAFPEIFDDKNRGWTQRVFYRLIHVLDPLIALESLYRYVRKWHALDARRYALISMTQIVPLLFVLLSLEFMPRRRHL, encoded by the coding sequence GTGAACGGGCCAGTGGTGGACGTCACGGCAGCAAGACCCCGCGCGCGCGAACGCGTTGTCGTGTCGGTCGATTCGCTCGCGGCCCGCTTGATCGGCGCGTTGGCGCTGTTCGGCGCGGCGTGCTGGCTCATCGAGATCCTCGCGCGGCACCATAGCCATCCGAGCTGGAACTACACCGACCGGTTGGCCTGGTCGCTGACCGTGCTGGTGGCGGTGGCCTGGATGGCTCGCGGCATCTTCCTGGGCCGCCCGGTGACGACCATGCACGCCATCGCCGCCGCCTTTTTCGTGCTGGCCGGGCTGGGCCTGCACGTGCTGTCGTTCGATCTGCTCGGCGACCTGGTGATCGCCGGCTCGGGCATGGTGCTGATGTGGCCGACGACCTCGTATCCGCGGCCCGGTGACCTGCCGCGGGTGTGGCAGCTGATCGACGCGACGGCCGGCGACGCACTGGCACCGTTCACCATGCAGACCGGCAAGAGCTATCACTTCACCGCCGACGGCACCGCGGCGCTGGCCTACCGTACGCGGATGGGAATCGCCGTGGTCAGCGGTGACCCGATCGGGGACGAGGCCCAGTTCCCGGAACTGGTGGCCGATTTCGCCGCCACCTGCCACGCCCACGGCTGGCGCATCGCCGTCGTGGGGTGCGGCGAGCGGCGGCTGGGCCTGTGGACCGATTCGACGGTGTTGGGACAATCGTTGCGGCCCATTCCGATTGGCCGTGATGTGGTGGTCGACGTGGCCGGCTTCGACATGGTCGGCCGCAAATTCCGCAACCTGCGTCAGGCGGTCAAGCGCACCCACAATTGCGGTGTGACAACCGAAATCGTGCCGGAGCAGGGACTCGACGACGAGCTGCTGGCCGAGCTGACCGAGGTGGTGCACGAGTCGTCCAAGGGGGCCCACGCCGATCGGGGATTCCACATGAACCTCGACGGCGTGCTGGAGGGCCGTTTCCCCGGCATCCAGCTCATCATCGCCCGGGACAAGGCGGGAACGGTGCAGGCATTCCACCGGTACGCCACGGCGGGCGCGGGCAGCGACATCACCCTCGATGTGCCGTGGCGCAGGCGCAGCGCGCCCAACGGGCTCGACGAGCGCCTCAGCGTCGACATGATCATGGCCGGTAAAGAGACTGGCGCGCAGCGGGTCTCGCTGGCCTTCGCCGCATTCCCGGAGATCTTCGACGACAAGAACCGCGGCTGGACGCAGCGCGTCTTCTACCGGTTGATCCACGTTCTCGACCCCTTGATCGCGCTGGAGTCGTTGTACCGGTATGTGCGCAAGTGGCACGCGCTGGACGCCCGCCGCTACGCGCTGATCTCCATGACGCAGATCGTGCCGCTATTGTTCGTGCTGCTGTCGCTGGAGTTCATGCCGCGCCGGCGACACCTCTGA
- a CDS encoding DUF2752 domain-containing protein, with the protein MALGGALGYVALADPHRPSSIYPACPFKWLTGWNCPFCGGLRMTHDLLHGDLMAGIHDNVFVLVGIPLLAAWVLVRRARGKGVAPRAALLTALVATIAWTVLRNLPAFPLFPTVLGG; encoded by the coding sequence GTGGCGCTGGGTGGCGCGCTCGGCTACGTCGCGCTGGCCGACCCACACCGCCCCAGTTCGATCTACCCGGCGTGTCCGTTCAAATGGCTCACCGGCTGGAATTGCCCGTTTTGCGGCGGGCTGAGGATGACGCACGACCTGTTGCACGGCGACCTGATGGCCGGCATCCACGACAACGTCTTCGTGCTGGTAGGAATCCCGCTGCTGGCCGCATGGGTGCTGGTGCGCCGCGCCCGCGGCAAGGGGGTTGCGCCCAGGGCCGCGTTGCTCACCGCCCTTGTCGCGACGATCGCGTGGACGGTGCTGCGTAACCTGCCCGCCTTCCCCTTGTTTCCCACCGTTCTTGGTGGGTAA
- a CDS encoding prolipoprotein diacylglyceryl transferase: MTKLLAYFPSPPRGVWHLGPLPIRAYALFIIAGIVAALLIGDRRWEARGGERGVIYDIALWTVPFGLVGGRLYHLATDWRTYWGPGGAGLGAAVRIWDGGLGIWGAVALGAVGAWIGCRRHGIPLPAFADALAPGIILAQAIGRLGNYFNQELYGRETTLPWGLEVFYRRDPSGYIDPHSLDGVSTGQLAFVVQPTFLYELIWNLLIFVALLYADRRFTLGHGRLFALYVAGYCVGRFCVELLRDDTATHIAGIRINSFTSTFVFIGAVVYLMAAPKGREDPESLRGNEYLDEEAAEAEPDAEPATVAAATTAAAAAATTAAGDAPTSSAETAEADDTTAADAGAGESVAATEAEPSAAEAVEAEDAEAEAEETEDAEAEEPEKAEAEAKSEDSESGAEAEEPEAEAEAPEAEEPQAEEPQAEEPEAEAEAPEAEEPQAEEPEAEQPEAEAEEPEAEEPEAEEPEAEEPEAEEPEAEESEAEEPEAEAAVQDSEAEDSEAEEPEAEEPEAEEAEADEPAAETPERETPQPETPETKPTPTEPETRRRWGSRLRNRLSGR, translated from the coding sequence GTGACGAAGCTGCTGGCCTATTTCCCGAGCCCGCCGCGGGGCGTGTGGCACCTCGGCCCGCTGCCGATCCGGGCCTATGCCCTGTTCATCATCGCCGGCATCGTGGCCGCGCTGCTGATCGGCGACCGGCGCTGGGAAGCCCGCGGCGGCGAGCGCGGCGTGATCTACGACATCGCGCTGTGGACGGTGCCGTTCGGGTTGGTCGGTGGCCGGCTGTATCACCTGGCCACCGACTGGCGTACCTATTGGGGCCCCGGCGGCGCCGGACTCGGGGCGGCCGTTCGGATCTGGGACGGCGGCCTGGGGATTTGGGGCGCGGTGGCGCTCGGGGCCGTCGGCGCCTGGATCGGCTGCCGCCGGCACGGGATTCCGCTTCCCGCCTTCGCCGACGCGCTGGCCCCCGGAATCATCCTGGCGCAGGCCATCGGTCGGCTCGGCAACTATTTCAATCAGGAACTCTACGGCCGCGAGACCACGCTGCCGTGGGGCCTGGAGGTCTTCTACCGCCGGGACCCCTCGGGATACATCGACCCGCATTCGCTGGATGGCGTCTCGACGGGCCAGCTCGCGTTCGTGGTGCAGCCGACGTTTCTCTACGAATTGATCTGGAACCTCCTGATTTTCGTCGCGCTGCTCTACGCGGACCGCCGATTCACGCTGGGCCACGGCCGGCTGTTCGCCCTGTACGTGGCGGGCTACTGCGTCGGGCGGTTCTGCGTCGAGTTGCTGCGCGACGACACCGCCACCCACATCGCCGGCATCCGGATCAACTCGTTTACATCGACTTTCGTGTTCATCGGGGCCGTGGTGTATCTGATGGCGGCGCCTAAGGGCCGCGAAGATCCCGAGAGCCTGCGCGGCAACGAATACCTCGACGAGGAAGCGGCCGAGGCCGAACCGGACGCTGAGCCCGCGACGGTGGCGGCTGCGACGACCGCGGCGGCCGCCGCAGCGACCACCGCGGCGGGTGATGCGCCGACGTCCTCGGCGGAGACGGCGGAAGCTGACGACACCACCGCCGCCGATGCGGGCGCCGGAGAATCGGTGGCGGCCACCGAGGCGGAGCCCAGCGCGGCCGAGGCCGTAGAGGCCGAAGACGCCGAGGCAGAGGCAGAAGAAACCGAAGACGCCGAGGCAGAAGAACCCGAAAAGGCCGAGGCGGAAGCGAAATCCGAGGATTCTGAATCAGGGGCCGAAGCCGAAGAGCCCGAAGCCGAAGCCGAAGCGCCGGAAGCCGAAGAGCCGCAAGCCGAAGAGCCGCAAGCCGAAGAGCCCGAAGCCGAAGCCGAAGCGCCGGAAGCCGAAGAGCCGCAAGCCGAAGAGCCCGAAGCCGAGCAGCCGGAAGCCGAAGCCGAAGAGCCCGAAGCCGAAGAGCCCGAAGCCGAAGAGCCCGAAGCCGAAGAGCCCGAAGCCGAAGAGCCCGAAGCCGAAGAATCGGAGGCCGAAGAGCCGGAAGCCGAAGCGGCAGTGCAGGATTCCGAAGCCGAGGATTCCGAAGCCGAGGAACCCGAAGCCGAGGAACCCGAAGCCGAAGAGGCCGAAGCGGACGAGCCGGCCGCCGAGACACCCGAACGCGAGACACCCCAACCCGAAACACCGGAAACCAAGCCGACCCCGACTGAGCCCGAAACCCGTCGGCGATGGGGCTCGCGACTCAGGAACCGGCTGTCGGGGCGCTGA
- the trpB gene encoding tryptophan synthase subunit beta, giving the protein MMVDLSRPDLPLASAAIAEPTRHEPDAGGHFGVYGGRYVAEALMAVIEEVTAAYEKERVNQDFLDTLDYLQANYAGRPSPLYEAPRLSEVAGARIFLKREDLNHTGSHKINNVLGQALLAQRMGKKRVIAETGAGQHGVATATACALLGLECVIYMGAVDTERQALNVARMRLLGATVVSVESGSRTLKDAINEAFRDWVTNADNTFYCFGTAAGPHPFPAMVRDFQRIIGLEARAQIQAQAGRLPDAVVACIGGGSNAIGIFHPFIDDPNVRLVGFEAAGDGVETGRHAATFSGGSPGAFQGSFSYLLQDEDGQTIESHSISAGLDYPGVGPEHAYLRETGRAEYRPITDSEAMDAFRVLCRTEGIIPAIESAHAVAGALKLGPELGHGAIVVVNLSGRGDKDVETAAKWFGLLGSSDR; this is encoded by the coding sequence GTGATGGTGGACCTGTCCCGCCCGGACCTTCCGCTCGCGAGCGCAGCCATCGCCGAACCCACCCGCCACGAACCCGATGCGGGTGGCCATTTCGGTGTGTACGGCGGCCGCTACGTCGCCGAGGCCTTGATGGCCGTGATCGAAGAGGTCACCGCCGCCTACGAGAAGGAACGCGTCAACCAGGATTTCTTGGACACCCTGGATTACCTGCAGGCGAACTACGCCGGGCGGCCGTCGCCGCTGTACGAGGCGCCGCGCCTGTCCGAAGTGGCCGGCGCGCGCATCTTCCTCAAGCGAGAAGACCTGAACCACACCGGTTCTCATAAGATCAACAACGTGCTCGGTCAGGCGCTGCTGGCGCAGCGGATGGGCAAGAAGCGGGTGATCGCCGAGACCGGGGCCGGTCAGCACGGCGTGGCGACCGCCACCGCGTGTGCCCTGCTCGGCCTGGAGTGCGTGATCTACATGGGCGCGGTGGACACCGAGCGTCAGGCGCTCAACGTGGCGCGGATGCGCCTGCTGGGAGCGACGGTCGTCTCGGTGGAAAGCGGTTCGAGGACGCTCAAGGACGCCATCAACGAGGCGTTCCGGGACTGGGTTACCAACGCCGACAACACCTTCTATTGCTTCGGCACCGCGGCCGGCCCGCATCCCTTTCCCGCCATGGTGCGCGATTTCCAGCGGATCATCGGCCTCGAGGCGCGTGCCCAGATCCAGGCCCAGGCGGGCCGGTTGCCCGACGCCGTGGTGGCCTGCATCGGCGGCGGATCCAATGCCATCGGCATCTTCCATCCGTTCATCGACGACCCGAATGTGCGACTGGTCGGTTTCGAGGCGGCCGGCGACGGTGTCGAAACCGGCAGGCACGCCGCGACCTTCAGCGGCGGCTCGCCCGGTGCTTTTCAGGGATCGTTCTCGTACCTGCTGCAGGACGAGGACGGGCAGACCATCGAATCCCATTCCATCTCAGCGGGTCTGGACTATCCGGGAGTGGGGCCAGAACATGCGTACCTGCGCGAGACGGGCCGCGCCGAGTACCGACCGATCACAGACTCCGAGGCGATGGATGCGTTCCGCGTCCTGTGCCGCACGGAGGGGATCATCCCGGCGATCGAATCCGCGCACGCCGTGGCCGGCGCCCTGAAATTGGGCCCCGAGTTGGGGCACGGCGCGATCGTCGTGGTGAACCTGTCCGGGCGCGGCGACAAGGACGTCGAGACCGCCGCGAAGTGGTTCGGGCTGTTGGGATCCAGCGATCGATGA
- a CDS encoding acyl-CoA thioesterase II yields MLATLDLRRVDDDLFIGSHPSKNPMRTFGGQLMSQSFVASSRSLVRADLPPGALSVHFINGGDTAKDIEFRVTRLRDERRFANRRVDAVQDGTLLSTALVSYMSGGRGLEHGIEPPEVAEPHTQPTIGELLRGYEETVPHFVNALQPIEWRYTNDPAWVMRTKGDRLPHNRVWVKALGEVPDDPILHTATMVYSSDTTVLDSVITTHGLSWGFDRIFAASANHSIWFHRQVNFNDWVLYATSSPVAADSRGLGAGHFFDRSGQPLATVVQEGVLKYFPSSGR; encoded by the coding sequence CTGCTGGCGACCCTCGACCTCCGCCGTGTCGACGACGACCTGTTCATCGGCTCGCATCCCAGCAAGAACCCGATGCGGACCTTCGGCGGCCAGCTCATGTCGCAGTCATTCGTCGCGAGCAGCCGCAGCCTGGTTCGCGCCGACCTGCCGCCGGGCGCGCTGTCGGTGCACTTCATCAACGGCGGGGACACCGCCAAGGACATCGAGTTCCGGGTGACACGGCTGCGCGACGAGCGCCGGTTCGCCAACCGGCGCGTCGATGCAGTGCAAGACGGCACGCTGCTGTCCACGGCCCTGGTCTCCTACATGTCCGGCGGCCGCGGCCTGGAACACGGCATCGAGCCGCCGGAGGTGGCCGAGCCGCACACCCAGCCCACGATCGGTGAACTCCTGCGCGGCTACGAGGAGACCGTTCCGCACTTCGTCAACGCCCTGCAGCCCATCGAATGGCGTTACACCAACGATCCGGCGTGGGTGATGCGAACGAAGGGCGATCGGCTCCCGCACAATCGGGTCTGGGTCAAGGCGTTGGGGGAAGTTCCCGACGACCCCATATTGCACACGGCAACAATGGTGTATTCGTCGGACACCACGGTATTGGACTCGGTTATCACGACGCACGGCCTTTCCTGGGGATTCGACCGCATATTCGCCGCGTCGGCCAATCATTCCATTTGGTTTCACCGGCAGGTCAACTTCAACGACTGGGTGTTGTACGCCACATCGTCGCCGGTGGCGGCCGATTCCCGGGGCCTGGGGGCCGGGCACTTCTTCGACCGATCAGGGCAACCGCTGGCCACGGTGGTGCAAGAAGGCGTCCTGAAATACTTCCCATCTTCGGGCCGGTAA
- the pyk gene encoding pyruvate kinase: protein MSRRGKIVCTLGPATNSDESILALVEAGMDVARLNFSHGDYSDHKSAYERVRSASDATGRAVGVLADLQGPKIRLGRFATGPTYWADGETVRITVADCDGDHDRVSTTYKKLAEDAAVGDRILVDDGKVGLVIDGIDGDDVICTVVEGGPVSNNKGISLPGMNVTAPALSDKDIEDLTFALELGVDLIALSFVRSPSDVELVHEVMDRVGRRVPVIAKLEKPEAVDNLEAIVLAFDAIMVARGDLGVELPLEEVPLVQKRAIQMARENAKPVIVATQMLDSMIESSRPTRAEASDVANAVLDGADAVMLSGETSVGKYPLAAVRTMARIICAVEDNSTAAPPLTHVPRTKRGVISYAARDIGERLDAKALVAFTQSGDTVKRLARLHTPLPLLAFTAWPEVRSQLAMTWGTETFIVPMMTSTDGMIRQVDKSLLELGRYKRGDLVVIVAGAPPGTVGSTNLIHVHRIGEDDV, encoded by the coding sequence GTGAGTAGACGCGGGAAGATCGTCTGCACCCTTGGCCCTGCGACCAATTCGGATGAGTCGATCCTGGCCCTGGTTGAGGCCGGAATGGACGTCGCAAGGCTGAACTTCAGCCATGGCGACTACTCGGATCACAAATCCGCCTACGAACGCGTCAGGTCCGCTTCCGACGCGACGGGCCGAGCCGTCGGTGTGCTCGCCGACCTGCAGGGCCCCAAGATCAGGCTGGGTCGTTTCGCCACCGGTCCCACGTACTGGGCCGACGGCGAAACGGTGCGGATCACCGTCGCCGACTGCGACGGCGACCACGACCGCGTATCGACCACCTACAAGAAGCTGGCCGAGGACGCCGCCGTCGGCGACCGCATCCTGGTCGACGACGGCAAGGTCGGCCTGGTGATCGACGGCATCGACGGTGACGACGTCATCTGCACGGTCGTCGAGGGCGGACCGGTCAGCAACAACAAGGGCATCTCGCTGCCGGGCATGAACGTGACCGCACCGGCCTTGTCGGACAAGGACATCGAGGACCTCACCTTCGCGCTGGAGCTCGGTGTCGACCTGATCGCCCTCTCGTTCGTGCGTTCACCCTCGGACGTCGAACTGGTGCACGAGGTGATGGACCGCGTCGGCCGGCGGGTGCCGGTGATCGCGAAGCTGGAGAAGCCCGAGGCCGTCGACAATCTGGAGGCCATCGTGCTGGCCTTCGACGCGATCATGGTGGCCCGCGGCGACCTGGGCGTCGAACTGCCCCTGGAAGAGGTGCCGCTGGTGCAGAAGCGGGCCATCCAGATGGCCCGGGAGAACGCGAAACCCGTGATCGTGGCGACCCAGATGCTCGACTCGATGATCGAGAGCTCACGGCCGACCCGGGCGGAGGCCTCCGACGTCGCCAACGCCGTCCTGGACGGCGCCGACGCGGTGATGCTGTCCGGGGAAACCTCGGTGGGGAAGTATCCGCTGGCGGCCGTCCGGACCATGGCGCGCATCATCTGCGCCGTCGAGGACAACTCCACGGCCGCGCCGCCGCTGACGCACGTGCCGCGCACCAAGCGCGGCGTGATCTCCTACGCGGCACGCGACATCGGTGAGCGCCTCGACGCCAAGGCACTGGTCGCTTTCACCCAGTCCGGCGACACGGTCAAGCGCCTCGCGCGCCTGCACACCCCGCTGCCGCTGCTGGCCTTCACCGCGTGGCCGGAGGTGCGCAGTCAGCTGGCCATGACCTGGGGCACCGAAACGTTCATCGTCCCGATGATGACCTCCACGGACGGCATGATCCGCCAGGTCGACAAGTCGCTGCTGGAACTCGGTCGCTACAAGCGGGGCGACCTGGTGGTCATCGTCGCCGGCGCGCCACCTGGCACAGTAGGGTCAACCAACCTCATCCATGTGCACCGGATCGGGGAGGACGACGTCTAA
- the cydC gene encoding thiol reductant ABC exporter subunit CydC, with translation MHRRDPLEDAWTLLRPRLPRVLTAIALGVLSLGSALALAGVSAWLITRAWQMPPVLDLSVAAVAVRMFAISRGVLHYCERLATHDTALRAAGTARVQIYQRLARGPVAAAVRLHSGELVARVGADVDELANVLVRALVPIGVAVVLALAATAVVAAISPAAAVVLAGCLLIAGFVAPRLAGLAAAAQEDVARQHHSERDTSAMVALEHAPELRVAGLLPDVIAESQRRQRAWGDALDAAAKPAAIAEAMPTAAIGASVLGAVVCGIGLAHAVAPTTLAVLMLLPLSAFEAMTPLPAAAVQLTRSRIAARRLLELTPPGPQNAAARAPAPVGPGRLSADVRSGHDGAARSTRIAVDLAPGARLAVTGASGSGKTTLLMTLAGLLPPLDGRVTLDGTAVNEFGEADLRSAIGFFAEDAHIFATTVRDNLLVARGDCTDEEMTAALRAVGLGGWLTGLPDGLATVLTGGAQAVSAGQRRRLLLARAVLSPTRIVLLDEPSEHLDVTDAEQVLRDLLAPDSRLMSAERTVVVATHHLPKGFDCRQLRVAQEAPQDVVECLRVGARVAQPGRAASPQDQR, from the coding sequence ATGCACCGGCGTGATCCGCTCGAGGACGCCTGGACGCTGCTGCGCCCGCGGCTGCCGCGCGTACTGACGGCGATAGCGCTCGGGGTGCTCTCGCTGGGAAGTGCGCTGGCGTTGGCCGGTGTGTCGGCGTGGCTGATCACGCGGGCATGGCAGATGCCGCCCGTGCTGGACCTGTCGGTGGCGGCGGTCGCGGTCCGGATGTTCGCGATCTCGCGGGGCGTGCTGCACTACTGCGAGCGACTGGCCACCCACGACACGGCCTTGCGCGCCGCCGGCACCGCCCGGGTGCAGATCTACCAGCGGCTGGCGCGCGGACCGGTGGCGGCCGCCGTCCGGCTGCACAGCGGTGAACTGGTGGCGCGGGTCGGCGCCGACGTCGACGAGCTGGCCAACGTGCTGGTGCGCGCCCTGGTGCCGATCGGGGTCGCGGTGGTGCTGGCGCTGGCGGCGACCGCCGTCGTGGCGGCCATTTCACCGGCGGCGGCCGTGGTGCTGGCCGGCTGTCTGCTGATCGCCGGCTTCGTCGCGCCCCGGCTCGCCGGCCTCGCGGCCGCGGCCCAGGAAGACGTTGCGCGGCAGCATCATTCCGAGCGCGACACATCGGCGATGGTGGCGCTCGAACATGCGCCCGAGCTTCGTGTCGCCGGCCTGCTGCCCGACGTCATCGCCGAATCGCAACGCCGGCAACGCGCGTGGGGCGACGCTCTGGACGCCGCCGCCAAACCGGCGGCCATTGCCGAGGCGATGCCGACCGCCGCGATCGGGGCGAGCGTGCTGGGCGCGGTGGTGTGCGGGATCGGATTGGCGCACGCGGTCGCGCCCACCACGCTGGCGGTGCTGATGCTGCTACCGCTGTCCGCCTTCGAAGCGATGACGCCGTTACCGGCCGCCGCGGTCCAATTGACGCGGTCGCGGATCGCCGCGCGCCGCCTGCTCGAGCTGACGCCGCCCGGACCCCAGAACGCGGCGGCGAGGGCGCCCGCACCGGTCGGGCCCGGACGGTTGTCGGCCGACGTGCGTTCCGGTCATGACGGCGCCGCACGCTCGACCCGGATAGCGGTGGACCTGGCGCCGGGTGCGCGGCTGGCCGTTACCGGCGCCAGCGGTTCCGGCAAGACGACGCTGTTGATGACGCTCGCCGGCCTGCTGCCGCCCCTGGACGGGCGGGTGACGCTGGACGGCACCGCCGTGAACGAGTTCGGCGAGGCCGACTTGCGCAGCGCGATCGGGTTTTTCGCCGAGGACGCCCATATTTTCGCCACCACCGTCCGCGACAACCTGTTGGTCGCGCGCGGAGACTGCACCGACGAGGAAATGACGGCAGCGCTGCGCGCCGTAGGCCTGGGTGGCTGGCTCACCGGTCTGCCCGACGGGTTGGCCACCGTGCTCACCGGTGGGGCGCAAGCGGTTTCGGCCGGCCAGCGCCGAAGGCTGTTGCTGGCCCGGGCGGTGCTCTCGCCCACGCGGATCGTGCTGCTCGACGAGCCCAGCGAGCACCTCGATGTCACCGACGCCGAACAGGTTCTCCGCGACCTGCTGGCCCCGGATTCGCGGTTGATGTCGGCGGAGCGGACGGTGGTGGTGGCGACCCACCACCTGCCCAAGGGCTTCGACTGCCGTCAACTACGCGTCGCTCAGGAGGCGCCGCAAGACGTCGTCGAGTGTCTCCGCGTTGGCGCTCGGGTAGCGCAACCTGGACGGGCAGCGTCCCCACAAGACCAGCGGTAA
- a CDS encoding maleylpyruvate isomerase N-terminal domain-containing protein, which produces MTDSVSLRDEAMRAFISSLSKCEASAPTWCTGWSAHELTAHVTAAAAERADLIEEYLAGRPARATRSWEVREPPFRALPDPVLRKRLVEHAARFESSVAALKADDTIMYTGWEMTAERLAMHSHSEAVLHRWDLVGDDDHSVRPLSDPAMVTHALAAFDALPALVESRRWRDACAITRPVTLRSGHRPDVVVAPGLSAIPAEAGIVIELAPHELPLVLWGRCPSRLRYPSANAETLDDVLRRLLSDA; this is translated from the coding sequence ATGACAGACAGCGTAAGCCTGCGGGATGAAGCCATGCGCGCGTTCATCTCCAGCCTGTCCAAATGCGAGGCATCCGCGCCAACCTGGTGCACCGGCTGGAGCGCCCACGAGCTCACCGCCCATGTGACTGCCGCAGCGGCCGAACGGGCTGACCTCATCGAGGAATATCTGGCGGGCCGGCCAGCGAGGGCGACGCGTTCGTGGGAGGTACGCGAGCCGCCGTTTCGGGCGTTGCCAGATCCTGTCCTCCGAAAGCGGTTGGTAGAGCACGCCGCTCGCTTCGAGTCGAGCGTCGCCGCCCTCAAAGCGGACGACACCATCATGTACACGGGCTGGGAAATGACCGCCGAGCGGTTGGCCATGCACAGCCATAGCGAAGCGGTGCTGCACCGGTGGGATCTGGTGGGCGACGACGACCACAGCGTCCGGCCGCTCTCGGACCCGGCCATGGTCACCCACGCGCTCGCGGCATTCGACGCGCTGCCGGCCCTGGTGGAATCGCGCCGCTGGCGCGATGCCTGCGCGATAACCCGGCCGGTGACGCTACGAAGCGGCCACCGGCCCGATGTGGTTGTGGCACCGGGATTGTCGGCAATTCCGGCCGAGGCGGGCATCGTGATAGAACTCGCGCCCCACGAGTTACCGCTGGTCTTGTGGGGACGCTGCCCGTCCAGGTTGCGCTACCCGAGCGCCAACGCGGAGACACTCGACGACGTCTTGCGGCGCCTCCTGAGCGACGCGTAG